The window TGCAAAGTTGTTCATGACGTCCTAAAATTTAATTCTAATAGTTTTGGGCTTGATTTGGAGCCCTAAGGGTCCAAAAAAGGTGGGATTCTTTGTGTCTGCTCTGatttctcaaagtttgaataAGAATATATTTTCtagttattttattatattatgtttcctaattttTATAAAACATTTTCTAGGTaaggttttattttgtgttattataaataaggctatttaggCATTAGGGTACGAGGGGGTGGGGTACGTGTTGTACCATACATTGGGCCTTAGTATTTGAGCTTCATGACCTAGCCCATGATGTATGTAGAAGGGGAAGGAAACCCTTATTTATATAAAAGGGATTCCTCACCCTCACTTGAAGAGAGAGCAAATGAGGGCAAATaatagaaaaagagagaaaacccTAGCATCCATGATCTTTATGTACATTGTAACCCTCAATTTacataattaaattgaatcGACACCAGTGTGGATGTAGTCCCAACTTGGCTGAACCatgatatatttttgtgttcttgTACGTTTGTGTGATTTACGATCAAAATTACGTTGGTCAAAATTACGTTGATTCAAGATTGACCCGATTTTgtgttaaatatatatttaacgCTATAGGTGGGCATCGACACGAAAAGCTATGTCatttctctctcaatttttcTTCCCTCCACCGTGAAACCGTCACAACCTCACCACACTCCACCGTGAAACCGTCACAACCTCACCACACTCCACCGTGAATCTACAAACCCGAGAACCCAAAACCTCCCTCTTTGGCTTTTCCAAAAACCCCAAATCCCCAATCTCTTCTTCCATCAATCAAGAACTCTAGAGAGAAGGTGATGCTTTTGGAGCGAGAAAGAAAATTCCAACTTCCATTTCCTCTCTCGGTTATTTGGTTCTCTCTTCGGTTGTGGGACTAGAGTTACAGCCATCGCAGAACTCCGGAGCCGACCTTTCTCCTCGAATCACAAGGAAATCTGAGAGCTTTTTCTGTTCTTCTCAAtggcatttgaaaattacatgaaaaatgGTGGATTCCTCAGAAGAATCAAATCGCAGCCGCTGCTCACCCAGGCTGCAACTTGCAGCCGTGATCTTCAAAATCACGCAACTCACGATTATCGGCTTCCCTCCAGCCGCACCGCCATGGGTCGGTCTACGAAACCCAGACGAAACCGCCGTCATCTAACCCAGGTCGAGGTAGCTGCCATGCGCTATTGACGGAGTCCCCTTCGTCTACTCGAAAAGCCACCACAACCAGTTGAATCGGGGGACTCGGACTGTCATCCCCACTCAACCCGAGAGATGCCACCGCCGCAAACTCGCCGGAGGCATCCCTATGAAATTTTCGGCCATGCGCACTATACGGAGAAACCCCAGAAGGAGATAAGATCTTgttcttttgttattttattactttattattatcatttATGTCCTATTAACATAACAgctcattatttaataatattattattgctaTATATGTATTCACTAGAAAGTGTGACCCGCGCGATGCTGCGGGATTATGATATACTATGGTGAAAACATATGAAAGATCATGTATCCAATGATTGTGGACCTAATAATCATGCATTCAacaccaaacaccaaaatgtcATCAAACCAAAGTATAACTTTCATTTAACTAAGTTCTTAGCACTTCAGTTCAATCTTAAGCTAAAAAGAGTAGTTCAATTGACCAAAATTACACAAAAGGGAGAAAGACATAACAAACAATTGTGGAAAGTTGTACAGTGACATTGATCCTGCaagttaaatataaaaaatgttcAAAAGAATGTAAAAGCTCAATTCAAATCATCCCTAGCATCAGTAGATTaacaatgaaaaaacaaaatttgtattaagtttatatgCTTGTTGCTTGACAATTCAGCATGGGAAAAAAATGCAAgggaaaaaaatattgttaaatatCCGGTGAATAAGTGAATGACAGTGAACATTACATTTAGTATAacatgaatatgcatgtggataGTAAATACTAAGCAAGAATATGCATAGGTAAATAGTAACTATCAATTAACCATtttaattaacactttaaaaaaattgtttacgtataaaaaattctaatacaAAGAATAAAACGCTCTGAATATTATAAAAAGAAATCCATATACTATACAAACACAGTCAGTATGAAAATATGTCATTTGAGAATACAAAATCAAGTAAACACAGTCAGtatgaaaatatgaatttttgaatttttgaattttttagtaTGTAGGTCACATTATAAccttaatttatgaatttttaattatgtttactttattttgcaACAAATTTGCATccatgttttacatgttcttagcatAAGCATGTTAGAATGGCTTTCGTAACCCTCAGGTTTCGGTTAGCACTTGCCAACCATGGTATGTAGATAATACCGATTGAGATCGGGTTGTGTCAGCAGGGAACCCTAATATTTACACCAAAGACGGTGGTTTAATAAGGATACTACGTACCCACTGTGTGATCGTTTTCAATCCAGACTTGTCACCATGAATATCCATAATTCATATCCTATACAAGCTTTGTGATACAATCACGACCGTTTAAGCTAGAAACTCTAATAATACATATTCCTTATTAGCTAACAAACATAGGTAATCGTAATCTCTAATAATCTCACGTGCATAACAATAGCCAACCAAGTGTATGGCTCTCTGTGGAACTCACTTGCTGCCCTTGTAGAATTGGACAATACAGCTCACGTATCACGACTTAAACATGGACATGTGTCCTTTCATGGGTCagcttttagttttaatttgaaaattccACCTTCAATTCCTAGCTTGCGCTGTATAAACAGTAGCAGTGACATCTTAATTTTCATACATCGATCTCATCTGCAGTTATCATTGTTGTATTATTTTCTCCACCATGGAGTCCCTGATAATTACTATCAAAGTTATCATTTCATTCTTTTGCTCGTACATGCTTTTGTCGCACTTGCATCTCACCACTTTGAACCCTACTGCCTTTGCTTTGGAGGACTGTCAGTTTCCAGCCGTCTTTAACCTTGGGGACTCTAATTCAGATACTGGCGGATTGGCCTCATCCCTTATTGCACCAACCCCTCCTTATGGCGAGACATTTTTTGGTATGCCGGAGGGAAGATTCTCAGATGGCCGTCTTATAATCGATTTCCTCGGTATGTGTATTTGTTCTTTAACTACCTTAATTCTTACTTATTTCATAGTTTTCTCTGCTTCTACTTATTTCTTATGTGGATGAAATTACTTCTTGTTTCCAAACTGTTTCATTGATGatcttgaaacttaaaacagTTTATCTGAAACTACTTGGAATAGATACCTCCGTTGGATGAAGTAGCACACATCACTAAATACTTTGttctaaattattaaattagtaTTTCTTTTCTCATAGAAACGAAAGAttgtatactttttttttaattaatgtagggTTTTTGACTTGGAATCTCTAATACACTCTAAGATTAAAGCTTGGAGAGGTATTCGTCAATTTACCCTCTGAACTTGTAAGGATTGGCCAATTTctcccctcaactttaattttggtcaattcccccctcaactctcataattagtcaatttcccctctcaactttaattttggtcaatttcccccctcaactctcatcattagtcaatttgcaccctactgttaatttttttaattttccatctattaaattaattttccatctattcttcCGTTAAGTAGGTATCCGCATGACTGCCTTTAAAGGGCAAAAAAGTCATTTTCCCTACACTTTTTATCTACTTCCTTTTCTGCgaactttctcttcttcttccttttctctttttaattgTCCATTTATTCTTCCgttaattatgagagttgagggaggaaattggccaaaattaaagttgagggggaaaATTAACCAATGATCACAAATTCAGGGGataaattgatgaatacctcaagtttggaagaagagaagaaagtcgaggtattcatcaatttatCCCCTGAATATTATTGTTTGAAACCGTGGAGCCGGTTGCATTTCTGTTGAATCCAAAAGCGTAGTTTTCTTGGTGTGGCCCATGTTAAAAGGAATCCATTGAAGTTTATACGCTTCTCAATTGTTTGTCACTTGCCATAATTTAACCTTGAtgggatgaaattttttagcATGTAGGTCACATTATAACATAATATTATTAACTCACATGTTATAAAATAAGTGTGTAACATAATTTATATGTTATGAAtttatgaaataatattaattaataaatgtaACAAGAAATATTGTATCAATAAGACAATTTCTTGGTGTATCAGTCgctcaaaaaaatttcatatatattcattaccaaaatttttattaaggGCTTCACTACAAAGTTGCCTTTTAAACTTATGaagtttttttactttttgtctttcaatttttttttttccaaaaaatgaTCATCTGTGAACGTTTCTTAAAATGATAAGTGATTATTTTTTAAGGTTATTTCACTCAAAGCATTTGTGTTTACTTTGACGAAATACTGTCTATGTATTGACTACTTCTATCTAGAATCCTAACATCTATTTTTCTTCCCATCAAGTTGATAATTTGCATTTAGActcaaaatattagccaaattgaaTTGTAGTTCACCACTAGTTTTGTCAATTCTGGCAGCTAGCCCCCAACGTGGGACCAACTTTATTGACTTAAGTGACACTACGCCTAAAATTCTCAAGTAGATTGTTTGCCTTCCTGTTTGAGtgttatttctatttttttttattttctgcggtcatggttaagtcatgtcaacattttatattgattttttttatggagataataagacaaaaataataagaatatgaAATATTAACATGACTTAACCGTCAtcgcataaataaaaaaaagatgagaaTGACATCCAAACTTGACGTAATCATCCCGATTATTCCTCATATATAGTTgtaaaattcttttcttttcgtttttggagttttatctattcaataatttttattttttgtgctgTGGTGGTTGTCTGACAAAGCTTTTGTGGTTCAGCAAATAGTGTTGGCCACCCTTTTCTAAGCGCATATTTGGATTCAGTTGGGACCAACTTCTCGTACGGTGCAAATTTTGCCACCGCATCTTCCACAATCAGGCTGCCCAATAGCGTTATACCAAGGGGTGGATTTAGCCCTTTCTTCCTTGATATTCAGTACATGCAGTTAATGCGACTCAAATTCAGATCACGACTTATAAGGCAAAGAGGTAAACTACTAAAACTTAAATGTATTGATGTATCAATGCGTGTTCCAATTTGGATTAATATCTACTGATCAAGTTAATAGCCACTTCTTTGATAAAAGCAACATTTACATGGGTGGAACCCATATAAGTAGGATTCCCCTTTTTTGGTGGTTAGTATATGTCGTACAAACACAATTACAGATAATGACTAGGGTTTTGGAacgaaattttgttttttgagctTTGGGCACGTTTACATATAGAgaataagaattaaaataatttttatgtttattaaaatatgagTTTGAGAACCATTTCCCTTTTTAATGCTCTCATGTGTTCAGTAGCACAaatataattagataactgTGTGTTTCTTTTTGAAACCCATAATCAAATACCTAAACATCTAGAAGTAGAGCAACTAGAGGGGCTAGTTGTGATTATGTTAAGTAACCATGCCCTTCATCTTGATTTCCAGGAGGAATATTTGCAAGTTTACTGCCCAAGGATGAGTACTTCCCCAAAGCTTTATACACATTTGACATTGGTCAGAACGACCTTGGGGAAGGGTTCTTTGCAAACAAGACTATTAAGGAAGTGAATGCATCTGTTCCTGATATAATCACCAAGTTCTCAACAAATATTCAGGTAACCTTTGAAAATAATGACCTAATTGGTGGGTTTTTGATTATTGCCGTAATATGTTTACCAATCGATGATCATCGAGATAATGTTGTGATGTCACAAAATGTAGAAAATATATGACTTGGGAGCCAGATTGTTTTGGATCCACAACACTGGGCCAATTGGCTGTCTCCCTTACATTTTAGCTAATTTTCCATCAGCTCAAAAGGATGAGGTTGGCTGCGCAAAGTCTTACAATGAAGTGGCTCAGTATTTTAACCACCAATTGAAGGAAGCCACAGTTCAACTTAGGAAGGATCTTCCTTTGGCTGCATTTACTTACGTGGACATATATTCTGTCAAATACTCTCTTTACAAGGAGCCCAAAAAATATGGTAAGCCACCCAAACTGTATGATATTTATACACAAAACATACCTGCATTTTAGTGGCCTCCCTTGTTAGAAAAACTTGAATTCACCATACGTTACGATACGCTGAGAGAAATGTTGAGTGGAATAGGTTCATTCAAGTTTTTCTGTCAGTTACGTTGGATGGCTAGGACTTGAAATGTCCTATAAAAATGGTCGACTTAACAATGGTACGACTagattaaatcaaacattttcacATAGTAGGAGGTAAAAAAAGTCACCTCTGCTAAGATGTAACTTTATAAACTTAGACGACTAGTGCTATTTTTACCACTTAATATAATGTACCACAATTCAATACCATCTAATATTACAACTGAGGTGAACAAGCCacatcaataaaaaattatcttGTGGAAAATGAGGTGTATAATCACATCACGAAAATTAAGATTCATTGTTTGACTCACAAGTCCTTAGGGTTTGGTTGGTTGGACTTATATTTGCGTTAGTGTATTATATAATATGATAAATGATGTGTTGATTATCAGTTTTTCATAACAATCGAGAGCACACCTAAAACCTAATCGTAGATTAGTGAAATTTCAttaatgttatatattttccgTTGTATGAATCTTTCTTGAAACTTTTTTCAGGGTTTGAGTTCCCACTTGTCGCTTGTTGTGGGTTTGGTGGGAAGTACAACTATAGCAGTAGTGCTGGATGTGGAACAACAGTTACAGTCAATGGAAGCCAAATATTTGTTGGTTCGTGCAAAAACCCGTCAGTGAGAGTGAATTGGGATGGCGTTCATTATACTGAGGCAGCTAACAAGTttgtttttgacaaaatttcaaCTGGAGCATTTTCAGATCCAACCCTTCCTTTAAAACATGCATGTCACAGGATTTAGActaattacaaattaattaatccaTAAATAAGTACTCCTGCAGACGCATGCATGTGGAAAACTGGAAATCTTTTATTGCAATAATGTTCCACCTTTTATCAGCTACTTTGAGTCGTTAAGGTGGTAGGTTAGaaccacacaaaaaataaaggcTCCAATATTCCGTACTGTTGTAACTATATTGGAAACTCTTATGATGAGTATATACTTGCCCACTTGTATAAGTTGTATCACTTTCATCCTTAAGGCATGTAGTTTCCAAATGCAGATAATTTGATGTAACCATATGAAGAGTGTGGCCCCACTTCATTTTTAGTTTGAAGTTTATTGAGAAAACGTATTCTACTTGAGGCTAAAGAAACATCTACCGGCTTATTCGCTTTGCACACGAGTGTAGGCGCAATTAAAGTATGAAAGATAGCGCCTTAAAACAATCTGTCTCCAACATCTTCAAcactttcaaccaaaaaaaaaaaaaaaaaaaaaaaaaaaaaaacatcttcaaCACTTGTGTGAGGTGATCAGGTTTTGCCTCAACATGAGGTCGAATCAAACTTGATGTACTCTTATTTTTCATCACATAGACCCAAGTCAATTGTCTAACAAATGTAACAAACCAACGTATTCCATGTCATGTAGTAATCGGGAAGGGACCATGAACAGCTGAATGAACCACATCCATAAGGAAATTCTcttttgttaaaacttaaagggTACGAAACACAATAACTTTTAGCTAAAGTGCAAACATTACATTTTAACTCTGAGTCTTGAATACCATTAAATAAAGATGGATGCAACTTGTGCAAATATTCAAAAGATGCATGCCCAATTCAACAATGCCACAACCAAAATCTTCTCAACGCACTCGTTATTACTATTACAAACTTGATGTACTCGACTGGATGATTGCTCGAGTCTAGATATCTTGAAGTAGGCAAAATGTAGAAAACATTAATACAATATAATCCAATTGTTCAGTAACTTGACCAACTAACAATAAGTGGTTCAAAAAAGCAAGAATTAACAACCTACGGTATAAAGATAAAGTGAGATATAAGGCAATAGAGTCGGGCCCTGTTACTGGGACAACATCACCATTGGCCATAACAACATTCTCTTTAGGAGGTGTTGTCATATAATGAAACAGGGATTTGTCATATGTGGATCAGTTGCAccaaagtcaacaatctcaccGCATCTCTATCCACAGATGTAATTGAAACCTTACCAAGAGTACCTGTGTCATCAACAATATCACGGAGAGAAGATAGTTGGTCAATAAGTGACAAGACCAGTTCAAGGGTCTTATGGCTAGTTGTGGTTTTGATGAAAGTCATATTGGAATCACTGTTACTGCCAGTTGGTTCCTACTTATTACGGCCAGCAGCTATCGCTGCAACTCTAGTACCATTGTTTACGACTCTCCACTATATATTAGCTACTTTGGCTTGTCCTGTACAAGAATTCCTTTCAGCCTTCAGTTGTTTACGACTCTCCAAAAACATAATGGAGATTTCGAGTACCATTGTTTACGACTCTCCACTATATAACCATGTTTTTTAGACATGTTTCATCTGTTTTCCGAGTACCATTGCAGAAAACATAATGGAGATTCTCCTACTCCATATTAGAGAGGCAAGTAGTGCGGGAAATTTTAAAAGCAGACTTCTTGGCCACCATGGCCATGGAAGAGTCACCAACTGATCCTTAGTTTCAAGCATAGTTGATTATCTCTCGGCCTCTTGATGAACCACTTTTAAAGCATTCTCCCACACTAGGAAGTGGCTTCGTCAGAAGGTAATCACTATGGACACTATCAAATACATCATTGAATCTAGCAAGAAAGTCATAACCTCGTTCATTCTTCCACATTAGGAAGTGGCTTTGTCTGAAGGTAATCACTCTAGACGCTATCGAATACATCATTGAGGGTAGCAAGAAAGTCATAACCTCATTCATTAATCATCTTTGCCTTGCGACTCTTCAGATCTGTAGTACATACCATTTTGCTAGGACGACGCTTATCAAGTTCTCACCAGATACTTTTTAGTTTGGCAAAATACATGTTGATCGGACGACCTTCTTGCTTCGTTCGTGTAGCCCTGCAGCAGAGTTCGATAGATTTGAAACTCGTCAAACCCATCATAAAACATTTGGGTTGCACTTTCCAAAATGTCATTGGCCATTGGAAATCAATAAACAAACCAATCACATGGGGTTCCATGGTTTTCAACAACCATCCCCTAACAATTGCATCTTCGGTGATTCACTTGGTATAGTCGGGATCAGTTTTTTCAACTTCAAGGTTTTTATTCAGTGAAATAAGCAAGCTTTCCTAGCCACTGCAGCGTGTACTTTGATCATATTCGACTAGTCCTTAAAGTTTGAGTTACTTAACTTGAACCAAAAGGTAGGCATTGATGTTGGCGGATCCACTGGAGTTTGTCGAGGATTGGTTGGCGAAAATAACGACTCTAGCCTTCATCTTTCGGCCATCAATAGGTTAGGATTTCGGTAGACTAGTTTGGGTTTGAGGTTCGGTACGCAAACCAGAAAATATGGTCAGCTATGGTTTGTGTTTCAGCTAGGGTTTGTGTTTGGGAAGAGACAAGCTCTGCTCTAGTGCCAAGATAAAAATAATTGAGTAATTTGAGTTAATTCAATTTTGTATTATTCTTTATTAAAGGTGTGATTTATATACAAGTAGGTATAAGATGTAAGTCCCATGTAATATCGCATAGAGCAGCTTTACATAGGAATTCCCCTCCTTCCGTTCATTTCTAGGatcaatcaaaatcaaattacacaatgtaacaaattataaaaaaaaatgtacttgaaataaaatgacatcTAAACATGTGTTTTCTGATAAGGGAGAGTCTTTATCATGAGCGCCAAAGTGCTTTCCTATTAATGTCTACACACATTATTTGCTTTACTATTAATGTACACACATTATCACGTTATCctgttaaaatttcaaagtcgGGTCAGTAGCCCACTACTAATTACATATCGTAACttttgaaacaaaatgaatGCAGTGTGAAATATATTATGTATAAGAATGAACAGTAGAGTAATATAATCGCATAGCTAGAATAAGCACTTACCTAAAGAAGACATCTTGTTGTGGTTAGGGCTCTTCGACAGCTCACCTCCTTCTATATGCAATATCTCAGTAAATGGGGCCTGAGCTTTAGGGTTTCTTGCGTGTGAAGGAGTGTAGGGACCCCTAATATTTATACCAAAAATGGTCACTACCAAAAAAAATGGCCTTTTGGGACTGTCAAAACGTGTCacaaaaacagtaaaaagcgtTGCAACAACCCTTTTTACGATGGGCTTGCGACGGCCAATGACGGGTCACAATACATAGGCGTCGTAAATGTTGGTCGAttatgatgcgaaaattaacttaacacacaaattaaaccctcttttaacaattgtagtatatatgtaagtagggatcgttcttaaaccagagattagaagggattgctaaaacactttaaactgactcaaatagataaacctaagctttaaaacacttagcTAAtcttaaagactcaaaacaagttcacaaaactcaaaataagctaaaaacactcaaaactgcctaaaaacacaaactgggcagatttgactctaaacacaattttggacgaattttagttttaacttgactcaaaacacttgaaaacacaatctaaaatagattctaactagttagacactccaaaataaagggggatttggttttggacgaaaataaagtaaacaaaataagTACTAAAACTAGGCATatttgcacgaatttggtgGAAATAGATGGATggtgggctagctaggaggtctttctcgacacatgacatacttgcatacaaaacaatctccagttgctttttcaataaaccatgaacctcaacaccccaaattaattaggtacacttaaattaaccctcagattttccttaagtcattgaattgaatggaattagcgcatcgCAATcgaattattcctcaaaagttctctacatgaaagcacataatagagaaacaatcaaagatcattaaattctatgaaaatcataagtgttgacaaggtgttcctaactatgaaagcgcatgatacttatgccaggaatttacttaacatgattgtgactaacaacctttactacttatgaatataagttcacaatGATTAGGTGAAGCTCCCTTATATCATAGCATTAGATGTATGCATGCAAAtgaagtgtgcactctcaacccacatacacaaacaagttttaattcaaacagataagtaaattgaattcacaattcataaaatcacaactggaagtaatcaaatcaattgcaaatatagccatggtttcgaaattccccctagctaagaggggattagttcctcatactcacaaaacCAAGATTATTGagtttaaacattgaaaacacaagaaaaattacacctaaaacgttccagcaactcCAATTCGAATGGCATGCACATCTAAAGGCTCACCTCATTCTTccttgctgcagcacaaggtgtggttggtggttttgggggtgATGAATGGTGTATTCTTGCttaggatgatgaatgatggctaaGGAGGGTGGAAAGTTGTGGCAGGTTGTAGATGGatgtgaatggattgaatgAATGACGTAGAATGGTGTCTAGGGCTTGTGGCAAGGGTTTTTCTGAATGGCATGAGGGTTCTCCTGaaattgtggctgaaaatacGTATATATAGGTTCGGCCaaccctagggttaattagtttagggttacaacttagcagattttaAGGATTAGGGCCTTAGGGTTCGGCACAAGtcattaaatccacttaggagggggtttggcccaattaatttcagaaaaggatttgtataacccaaatccacaaggaataagGCCTAATAAATCATAATCCACAAGGGAAAAGGGATAGAGGGGTGCGGCAAATATTGGAGGGAAAAGAGAATGGGTTGCAAGGCAGGGCAAagctttctagaagggaataagcgccacctttgtagggtttctagaaacaatgtgCTTTTGTGGCTGAGTTGGGActtctagaagagaatgcttctagaaataggttctagaaatatatatatatttaggtccccttgcagctaagattaaggcatgataatgttaggataggataagataagataaggttagataaggttagataaggttagagaaggttttggataatgtttcctcttttgagctgattccttatcttctttgtctttaatttaatttcttcatcttcttatcagattcctagccttttaaactccaaattcgtccatccattttggcccatacatgtgctatccatttagtgcccaaaattgctccaaaatgaaccaaaatgcactttcttactACTTTAACCCTTTGAACCTACAAATAcacgaaaataacttgaaatactacattaactaagaaataacaacacaaatgcacaagaacaagctaactaagtcgcataaatatgctcctatcaaattcccccacacttagcttttgctagtcctcgagcaaaacaaacaaacaaaagaagcaaagcatacaatctaaaccttccaacgtttgcctcagggatttccaatgaaacataacctgtcaaagatcaccactcacatagatttaagcaatccttattctgagcatacttaatcatagatttatactctccaaagaacgttttaggctcaagtctttcaaggatgtagctttagtttgagtaccttccttcaagcatgttacaaaaactgattttatcctttgtgattacatgtga of the Pyrus communis chromosome 1, drPyrComm1.1, whole genome shotgun sequence genome contains:
- the LOC137745096 gene encoding esterase-like — its product is MESLIITIKVIISFFCSYMLLSHLHLTTLNPTAFALEDCQFPAVFNLGDSNSDTGGLASSLIAPTPPYGETFFGMPEGRFSDGRLIIDFLANSVGHPFLSAYLDSVGTNFSYGANFATASSTIRLPNSVIPRGGFSPFFLDIQYMQLMRLKFRSRLIRQRGGIFASLLPKDEYFPKALYTFDIGQNDLGEGFFANKTIKEVNASVPDIITKFSTNIQKIYDLGARLFWIHNTGPIGCLPYILANFPSAQKDEVGCAKSYNEVAQYFNHQLKEATVQLRKDLPLAAFTYVDIYSVKYSLYKEPKKYGFEFPLVACCGFGGKYNYSSSAGCGTTVTVNGSQIFVGSCKNPSVRVNWDGVHYTEAANKFVFDKISTGAFSDPTLPLKHACHRI